A single genomic interval of Pseudomonadota bacterium harbors:
- a CDS encoding DEAD/DEAH box helicase family protein — protein MDYSRRKTKPLSLTDYQAKYFAYELTRRFPPDSVEKITVAFAGAQVDMNPHQIDAALFAFKSPLSKGALLADEVGLGKTIEAGLVLSQKWAERKRRILVITPSNLRKQWYQELTEKFFLPCRLLETKSFNAAIKQGELRPFESSEIIICSYHFAKSKAEDVRAVLWNLVVIDEAHRLRNVYKPSNVIASMLKFALAGKNKLLLTATPLQNSILELFGLVSFIDEHTFGDLKSFREQFANLSQEQVFNTLKMRLKPVCHRTLRRQVLPYIKYTQRLPIVEEFTPAESEDRLYHLVSEYLQRDNLQALPAGQRSLMTLVLRKLLASSTFAIAGALISISNRLKAKLCKEELAETLADELDQDYEALDLTADEWDEEEPVEKLSEADRKAIELEIADLDAFTSLATSIEHNAKGLALLKALNIAFAKAAEIGAAQKAVIFTESRRTQNYLLRLLVNSPFADGIVLFNGSNTDERSREIYKNWYERHMETDRISGSRTADMRSALVDYFREEGHIMIATEAGAEGINLQFCSLVVNYDLPWNPQRIEQRIGRCHRYGQQHDVVVVNFLNRKNAADKRVFQLLSEKFRLFEGVFGASDEVLGAIESGVDFEKRIVAIYQRCRKPEEIQAAFDELQHELSLEINEAMTRTRQQLLENFDDEVREKLKIRDEISKAYLNNFERMLMQLTRHELNGHAEFKTDAIFRLISQPFPELADKIPLGLYELPRRSGEAHLYRFNHPLAEAIVARAKDRQTPSAEVHFDYGQHDGKVSILEPFIGQSGWLNAWFYTVESLDQAEDHLILAAVTDDERHMDDKTAARLLSLPGNLIKTLNGGKINGGLEATLQQRQAAIQKEISERNARFFEAEADKLDGWADDLKIGLEREIKELDRQIKEARRSATAALTLEEKLAGQKQIKALEAQRNQKRRSLFDAQDEVDRQRDELIAMIEGKLQQRTDLVQLFEIRWSLR, from the coding sequence ATAGATTACTCAAGAAGGAAAACCAAACCTTTGAGTCTTACCGACTATCAGGCTAAATATTTTGCCTATGAATTGACCAGGCGCTTTCCACCGGACAGTGTTGAAAAGATTACCGTGGCATTTGCAGGTGCCCAGGTGGACATGAACCCCCATCAGATTGATGCCGCTTTGTTTGCATTTAAATCGCCTCTCTCGAAAGGAGCGTTGCTGGCTGATGAAGTGGGGTTGGGAAAAACCATTGAGGCCGGTTTGGTGCTTTCACAGAAATGGGCCGAGCGAAAACGGCGCATACTTGTCATCACACCCTCTAATCTTCGCAAGCAATGGTATCAAGAGCTGACTGAGAAATTCTTTCTCCCGTGCCGTCTGTTGGAAACAAAATCTTTTAATGCTGCTATCAAACAAGGCGAGTTGCGACCTTTTGAATCATCGGAAATTATCATTTGTTCTTACCATTTTGCTAAAAGTAAAGCCGAGGACGTCCGGGCTGTTTTATGGAATTTGGTGGTAATTGACGAAGCCCATCGGCTGCGAAATGTCTATAAGCCTTCCAATGTTATTGCAAGTATGCTTAAGTTCGCCCTTGCCGGTAAGAATAAACTGCTTCTGACAGCAACGCCTTTGCAAAATTCAATTCTTGAGCTTTTTGGGCTGGTGAGTTTCATTGATGAGCATACTTTCGGCGATCTGAAGAGCTTTCGGGAACAGTTTGCCAATCTCAGCCAGGAACAGGTGTTCAATACTCTCAAAATGCGGCTCAAACCGGTTTGTCACCGCACCCTGCGCCGCCAGGTACTGCCATATATTAAATACACGCAACGCTTGCCAATTGTTGAGGAATTCACCCCGGCTGAAAGTGAAGACCGACTCTATCACCTGGTCTCTGAATATCTACAGCGTGATAACCTTCAGGCTTTACCAGCCGGCCAGCGCTCTCTGATGACACTTGTACTGCGCAAATTGTTAGCTTCATCAACCTTTGCTATTGCAGGCGCCCTGATATCCATATCGAACCGGCTGAAGGCAAAATTATGCAAAGAAGAATTGGCCGAAACTCTTGCGGATGAGCTGGATCAGGATTATGAAGCCCTTGACCTAACCGCTGATGAATGGGATGAAGAGGAACCTGTTGAAAAACTTTCCGAAGCCGATCGCAAAGCAATTGAACTTGAGATTGCCGATCTGGACGCTTTCACCAGTTTGGCCACCTCAATCGAACATAATGCCAAAGGACTGGCTTTGCTCAAAGCGCTTAATATTGCCTTTGCCAAGGCAGCCGAAATCGGTGCAGCCCAAAAAGCAGTTATCTTCACCGAGTCACGGCGTACACAGAACTACTTGCTACGTCTTTTGGTGAATAGCCCTTTTGCTGATGGGATCGTATTATTCAACGGTTCCAATACAGATGAACGCTCCAGAGAGATCTATAAGAATTGGTACGAGCGACACATGGAAACAGATCGCATCAGCGGGTCACGAACGGCGGATATGCGCTCGGCCCTTGTGGATTACTTCCGTGAAGAGGGCCATATTATGATCGCCACAGAGGCGGGCGCAGAGGGCATCAACTTGCAGTTCTGTTCTCTGGTGGTAAACTATGATTTGCCTTGGAATCCCCAACGCATCGAACAGCGTATCGGACGCTGTCACCGTTACGGTCAGCAGCATGATGTAGTGGTGGTCAATTTTTTGAATCGCAAAAACGCTGCCGATAAAAGGGTTTTTCAGCTTCTGTCCGAGAAGTTCCGGCTTTTCGAAGGTGTTTTCGGGGCCAGCGATGAAGTATTGGGCGCTATAGAATCAGGGGTTGATTTTGAAAAAAGGATCGTCGCCATCTACCAGCGTTGCCGCAAGCCGGAAGAAATTCAGGCCGCTTTTGACGAACTTCAGCATGAACTGAGCCTGGAAATCAATGAGGCCATGACCCGTACGCGTCAGCAACTGCTGGAAAATTTCGACGATGAAGTAAGGGAAAAGCTAAAGATACGTGATGAGATATCAAAGGCCTACCTCAACAATTTCGAACGTATGCTCATGCAGTTAACCCGGCATGAATTAAACGGGCACGCTGAATTTAAAACAGATGCTATCTTCCGTTTGATATCTCAACCCTTTCCTGAATTGGCTGACAAGATCCCGCTTGGACTTTACGAATTGCCTCGCCGGTCCGGCGAAGCACACCTTTACAGGTTCAACCATCCTTTGGCAGAAGCCATTGTCGCCAGAGCCAAAGATCGACAAACCCCATCGGCTGAAGTCCACTTCGACTATGGACAGCACGACGGTAAAGTGTCGATACTGGAACCTTTCATCGGGCAATCCGGTTGGCTTAATGCCTGGTTCTATACCGTCGAGTCCCTTGATCAGGCTGAGGACCACCTTATCCTCGCAGCGGTCACTGATGATGAACGTCACATGGATGATAAAACCGCAGCCAGATTGCTCAGTCTGCCCGGTAATTTAATAAAAACTTTAAACGGCGGAAAGATCAACGGCGGCTTGGAGGCAACTTTGCAGCAACGCCAAGCGGCTATCCAAAAAGAGATATCCGAGCGTAACGCCCGTTTTTTCGAAGCAGAAGCCGACAAGTTGGATGGTTGGGCGGATGACCTCAAAATCGGTCTGGAACGCGAAATAAAAGAGCTGGACCGGCAGATTAAAGAAGCCCGTCGCTCCGCTACTGCCGCACTAACATTGGAAGAAAAGCTGGCAGGCCAGAAACAGATCAAAGCCCTGGAAGCACAACGCAATCAGAAACGACGTTCCCTTTTCGATGCCCAGGATGAAGTTGATCGACAGCGGGACGAGTTAATCGCGATGATTGAAGGGAAGTTGCAGCAGCGAACAGATCTTGTTCAGCTATTTGAAATTCGTTGGAGTTTAAGGTAA